Part of the Sporomusa termitida genome, TCCGCCGCTGGAAGGAACGCTGGCGTTGAAATACAGCGCTGATAAACTGGCCGGCGGCTTGTTGTGGCGTGGGGTGCGGTCGCAAACCCGGTATGACTTAAACAACGGCAGCGAGATCGGCCATGATCTTGGCGCAAGCAGCGGTTTCGGTATTCTTGCCGCCAATATTGCATATAAAGCCGGTGCACAACTTATTTTTGCCGCCGGTATTGATAATCTATTCGACAAGGATTACGCTGAATTCATTAGCCGGGCAGGCGTGCCGATTCCCGCACTGGGCATAGATTCTTCCTTCAGAGTGAATGAACCTGGCCGTACAGTCTGGGTAAAAGCAAGCTATAATTATTAATTAATTCCATTCCTGCCGGCGATGAGGAATTCAATTTGCCAATAAAATCGAAACCCGGGCTTCGCAATAGAACGGTTCTACGGAGGTGGCGATGTCGTCGAGGGTGTTTTCGATATAGCCGTGGCCGGTAAAGGTAAGCCTGTGGACGGCTGCATAGTCTGTCAGCTGCTGCAAGGCCTGCTGTATCTGCGGCCAGTCTCCTTTGTAATAGCCTACCAGGTAACGACCGCCAGGCTTATAGGTACAATTTATGGATTGTGCCTTTTTTTCATCAATTGTGTAAAAACAATGGGTAATCTGACTGAAGGCGTTGGGGCTGGAATTTCTCTGTTGCAAATGCCCGGCCGCCAGCATGTAACCGCCCGGATAGCCGCTGTAGCTGTGGGTATGATAGCAGTCGTACATAAAATCAGTGAGTGTTTTCATCGCTTTTTCAACCGCCATGCCGGCAATGGATTCACTGACCACTATTGCCTGGGGGGGAAGTTCTAAAATCTCAATTTTGGCCGGATCAATCGTCAGTTTTGCTTCCATAGTGCCGATTTTATTCCGCACTACCTTTTGCAGCCATAAGAGCTCGGAAATTTCCTCGGTCAGCCTTTGATTCTGGTTATGAAGGAATTCAAGTAAAGATTGCGGGGTATAGTGGGTCAATTGTTTTTTTATTTCTGCCAAGGGTACCCGGAGTTTACGCAGCAACTGAATCGCATCAAATAATGTAGTTTGCGCAATTGTGTAATAGCGGTAGCCATTTTCTTTTACCACCGCGGGTTTAAATAAACCGATGCTGTCGTAATACATCAGGGTTCGTTTGTTAATGCCGTACATGGCGGCAAATTGTCCGGTAGTAAACTGTTTTTGCAAAAACTCATTCATCATGCAGCCTCTCCTCTTGACTATTCAGTTACTGTATACTTTATAATAACCCAATAAAGTAAAAATGGTCAATTCTGGAAGGAGGCAAGTTGGCAGAGCGGCACAAAAGGCTGCTCTTCCTTTAGTTAAGCAAATGAGGAGGTTAAAGCCGTGTTTTCAGTAAATAGGAGGCGAGGCTGCTGGGCAGGGATAAGTGCGGTAATGCTGATTTTAATGATTGCCGGCTGCGGCGGCCGGTCAGAAACTGCCCAGGTAACCGCAGTGCCGGTTAAAGCCGTAAAGGTTATCCAGCAGGATATCCAGTTAACCAATGAGTATGCGGGGCAGGTGCAGGCCAAAAATGAAGTCAAAATTCAGGCGCGCGTGTCAGGCAATATTGCTGAAAAACTGATTGACGGCGGCGATATTGTTACAGCCGGGCAGCCGTTGTTTCGTATTGACAGCATTCAATACGAAAGCAACCTGCTTTCGGCCCAGGCGCAGCTGGCCCAAGCCGAGGCTAATTGGGAAAATGCAAGGATTGATTCAGAACGGTATCAATCCTTGTTGAAGGCGGCCGCGAT contains:
- a CDS encoding MerR family transcriptional regulator, which produces MMNEFLQKQFTTGQFAAMYGINKRTLMYYDSIGLFKPAVVKENGYRYYTIAQTTLFDAIQLLRKLRVPLAEIKKQLTHYTPQSLLEFLHNQNQRLTEEISELLWLQKVVRNKIGTMEAKLTIDPAKIEILELPPQAIVVSESIAGMAVEKAMKTLTDFMYDCYHTHSYSGYPGGYMLAAGHLQQRNSSPNAFSQITHCFYTIDEKKAQSINCTYKPGGRYLVGYYKGDWPQIQQALQQLTDYAAVHRLTFTGHGYIENTLDDIATSVEPFYCEARVSILLAN